The proteins below are encoded in one region of Pseudomonadota bacterium:
- a CDS encoding malate dehydrogenase produces the protein MKESKVTKEELIEKAKKPAQDAMKMHPYYKGKIEIVPKCVIRDVNDFAIWYTPGVAEPCRDIQKNPEKVFEHTNKANMVGIVTDGTRVLG, from the coding sequence ATGAAAGAATCCAAGGTAACAAAAGAGGAGCTTATTGAAAAGGCAAAAAAACCTGCTCAGGATGCCATGAAAATGCATCCCTACTACAAGGGAAAGATAGAGATAGTACCAAAATGTGTTATCAGGGATGTTAATGATTTCGCTATATGGTATACACCAGGGGTTGCGGAACCATGTAGGGATATTCAGAAAAATCCAGAAAAGGTTTTTGAACATACGAATAAGGCTAATATGGTAGGGATTGTAACTGATGGAACAAGGGTACTTGGTTT